TAACCTTTGACTCGACAAGGCGAACGTTATATCCCAAACGACACTTAAATGGCCATGACGCGAGACAAAGCCCGGAACCTGCTGAACGAATACACGAAGTCCGAGTCGTTGATCAAACACGCGCTCGCGGTCGAGGCTGCCATGCGGCATTACGCGGCGCACTTCGGTGAGAACGTCGAGACGTGGGGCATTACCGGACTGATTCACGATTTCGATTACGAACGCTGGCCGAATCCGCCGGATCACACGCGTGAAGGCGCGAAGATTCTGCGCGAACGCGGCGTGGACGACGAAATCGTCGGCGCGATCCTCTCGCACGCGGAATGGAATCAGGACGAGTATCCGCGCGATCGGCCGATTCGCAAGACACTGTTCGCCGTGGATGAACTTTGCGGCTTCGTCACAGCGGTGGCTTATGTTCGTCCGGAAAAACTAACCGGCATGGCCGCCAGCAGCGTGAAGAAAAAGATGAAACAGA
Above is a window of Candidatus Angelobacter sp. DNA encoding:
- a CDS encoding HDIG domain-containing protein, translating into MTRDKARNLLNEYTKSESLIKHALAVEAAMRHYAAHFGENVETWGITGLIHDFDYERWPNPPDHTREGAKILRERGVDDEIVGAILSHAEWNQDEYPRDRPIRKTLFAVDELCGFVTAVAYVRPEKLTGMAASSVKKKMKQKSFAAAVKREDIEQGAQLLGLPLDDHINHVIAAMQTVAGPLGFG